In Centropristis striata isolate RG_2023a ecotype Rhode Island chromosome 15, C.striata_1.0, whole genome shotgun sequence, a genomic segment contains:
- the LOC131986910 gene encoding odorant receptor 131-2-like — protein MTNAVESQNNITAKQGLLESVMFATLTTVPYCVFFFINVTMLFTLRSETVFRETSRYILLFNLLFADTVQMALSQLSYLLAACTIWLTYPVCGVLTMLANLTNLISLFTLVVMSLERFVAVCYPLRHSTIITIRNTEVAIFVVWTFNSLNILIQVILLSDFPFEDLETLQMKDFCTRERMLLGPMSVVYHKTSTYFVFVSVVVVVTSSYIGVIIAARSASTNKASAQKARNTLLLHLVQVGLMILSSLYIPVAIAISKFLNRLIFLRIVNVIYVCIVIFPRCLSSLIYGIRDQTIRPVLICHLCCGLKLLIDPAKAKFST, from the coding sequence ATGACAAATGCAGTTGAAAGTCAGAACAACATCACTGCTAAACAGGGGTTACTGGAAAGTGTCATGTTTGCCACTCTGACTACAGTGCcatactgtgtgtttttcttcattaatGTGACCATGTTATTCACCTTGAGGAGTGAAACTGTGTTTCGTGAGACCTCACGTTATATTCTTCTGTTTAACCTCCTTTTTGCAGACACTGTACAGATGGCTCTGAGTCAGTTATCATACCTACTGGCTGCATGTACAATATGGTTGACATATCCTGTATGTGGTGTTCTGACTATGCTTGCCAATCTCACAAATTTAATCTCTCTTTTCACACTGGTGGTGATGTCTCTGGAAAGATTTGTTGCTGTGTGCTACCCACTGAGACACtctaccatcatcaccatcagaaACACAGAAGTGGCTATCTTTGTGGTTTGGACCTTTAATTCACTAAATATCCTCATACAAGTTATTTTACTGTCAGATTTTCCATTTGAAGACCTGGAAACACTGCAGATGAAAGATTTTTGTACCAGAGAAAGAATGCTTCTGGGCCCCATGTCTGTTGTTTATCATAAAACCTCAAcctattttgtatttgtttcagtTGTTGTGGTAGTCACTTCCTCTTATATTGGTGTGATAATAGCAGCCAGGTCAGCTTCCACAAACAAAGCTTCTGCACAGAAGGCTCgtaacacactgctgctgcatctgGTGCAAGTGGGCCTCATGATCCTCAGTTCATTATACATCCCCGTTGCCATAGCTATCTCAAAGTTCCTGAACAGGTTGATATTTCTGCGCATTGTGAATGTTATTTATGTATGCATTGTCATATTTCCTAGGTGTCTGAGTTCTCTTATCTATGGCATCAGGGACCAGACCATCAGACCAGTCCTCATATGCCATCTATGCTGTGGACTGAAACTCTTAATTGATCCAGCCAAGGCTAAGTTCTCAACCTAA